One window of Saccharopolyspora phatthalungensis genomic DNA carries:
- a CDS encoding IS701 family transposase — protein sequence MTLPASLAVVVEAFRGCFTAPSFQTFTMLVAGLITQTGRGTVCGMLTAAGMAGRRHHDWAHRFFAEARWSADRLGLTLAALLVDRLLDTDAVIEIAVDDTLFRRSGRKIHAAAWHHDPTSPSPVKTTGWGHCWVVAGLVLHPSWSRRPVCLPVLARLWRPGGTPKPQQARELIELLAARLPGRRFHVVADAFYGTRHWRGLPAHLSLTTRPRSNAALHEIHEPLPGVVGRPRYKGPKTTLAEIAEHQHWRTVTVTRYGRTETTRLLEHRCLWPHILLRQHARVILVHDGRPRRDGRAWDLALITTDLDTPAEQIIERYAARWAIEVTFHQAKHDLGAGQARNRTPHAVERTVPFGLVCYSLVYLWYALAGHDPTDVTDRRRTAPWYTTKTEPSYQDMLIKLRRVLIAEQFRPTPPRPPTPQETLQVHHAWATATA from the coding sequence GTGACCTTACCTGCCTCGCTGGCCGTTGTGGTGGAGGCGTTCCGGGGCTGTTTCACCGCTCCGTCGTTTCAGACCTTCACCATGCTGGTGGCGGGGTTGATCACGCAGACCGGGCGTGGCACGGTGTGCGGGATGCTCACCGCGGCCGGGATGGCCGGGCGGCGTCACCATGACTGGGCGCACCGGTTTTTCGCCGAGGCCCGCTGGTCGGCCGACCGGCTGGGGCTGACGCTGGCCGCCCTGCTCGTCGACCGGCTGCTGGATACCGATGCGGTGATCGAGATAGCGGTGGACGACACGCTGTTTCGCCGGTCGGGCCGCAAGATCCACGCTGCCGCCTGGCATCACGACCCCACCAGTCCCAGCCCGGTCAAGACCACCGGCTGGGGGCATTGCTGGGTCGTGGCCGGCCTTGTCCTGCACCCCTCATGGAGCCGCAGGCCGGTGTGCCTGCCCGTGCTGGCGCGGCTGTGGCGCCCGGGCGGGACGCCGAAACCGCAGCAGGCTCGTGAGTTGATCGAGCTACTCGCCGCCCGGTTACCCGGGCGCCGGTTTCATGTCGTCGCTGACGCTTTCTACGGCACCCGCCACTGGCGCGGGCTGCCCGCACACCTGAGCTTGACCACCCGGCCGAGATCGAACGCGGCCCTGCACGAGATCCACGAACCCCTCCCGGGTGTGGTCGGCCGGCCCCGCTACAAAGGCCCCAAGACCACCCTCGCCGAGATCGCCGAACACCAGCACTGGCGCACGGTCACGGTGACCCGCTACGGCCGCACCGAGACCACCCGCCTGCTGGAACACCGCTGCCTGTGGCCGCACATCCTGCTGCGCCAGCACGCGCGCGTCATCCTCGTCCACGACGGCCGGCCCCGCCGCGACGGACGCGCCTGGGACCTGGCATTGATCACCACCGACCTCGACACCCCCGCCGAGCAGATCATCGAACGCTACGCAGCCCGCTGGGCCATCGAAGTCACCTTCCACCAAGCCAAACACGACCTCGGTGCCGGTCAGGCCCGCAACCGCACCCCCCACGCCGTGGAACGCACCGTGCCCTTCGGACTCGTCTGCTACAGCCTGGTCTACCTCTGGTACGCCCTAGCAGGACACGACCCCACCGACGTCACCGACCGGCGCCGCACCGCACCCTGGTACACCACCAAAACCGAACCCTCCTACCAAGACATGCTCATCAAACTCCGACGAGTCCTCATCGCCGAACAATTTCGACCCACACCACCCCGACCACCAACCCCACAAGAAACCCTCCAAGTCCACCACGCCTGGGCAACAGCCACCGCATAA
- a CDS encoding CBS domain-containing protein, with protein MQVEEVFHPGTLTCDASDPLEEVAAKMAVDHIGALAVLDNDRIIGIISERDIVRAVAEKVDLRTATATLYASHQLQTAAFGEDTRDAARRMLDAGIRHLPVKQGPVVVGVISMRDLLAVETWL; from the coding sequence ATGCAAGTCGAAGAAGTTTTCCATCCGGGAACACTGACCTGCGACGCGTCCGATCCACTCGAAGAAGTCGCGGCAAAAATGGCCGTAGACCACATCGGCGCGCTCGCCGTGCTCGACAACGACCGGATCATCGGCATCATCTCGGAACGAGACATCGTTCGAGCCGTCGCGGAAAAGGTCGACCTTCGAACCGCAACCGCGACCCTGTACGCGTCGCACCAACTCCAGACCGCCGCCTTCGGCGAGGACACCCGGGACGCCGCGCGGCGGATGCTCGACGCGGGAATCCGCCACCTGCCGGTGAAGCAGGGACCGGTAGTGGTCGGCGTGATCTCCATGCGCGATCTACTGGCCGTCGAAACCTGGCTGTGA
- a CDS encoding CBS domain-containing protein, with protein sequence MQAEDIMSRPVTTVREYDSIKTAAGLLAEYGFTAAPMVNTDGILVGIVTEADLIRDAIPRDPSLVSPVMTKKGRTAARDTDCAEIAATMLNHHLRAVPVVQNREVVGIVTRRDLLHGLARDDALIRTDVQRNLDRYGGFEQWAISVLDGAVKITDPVGDPAGRDFARVLALASPGTRQVTVLEPKPQQAHA encoded by the coding sequence ATGCAAGCCGAAGACATCATGTCGCGCCCGGTCACCACCGTCCGCGAGTACGACTCGATCAAAACGGCTGCCGGGCTGCTGGCCGAATACGGCTTCACCGCCGCACCGATGGTCAACACCGACGGCATCCTTGTCGGAATCGTCACGGAGGCGGATCTGATCCGGGACGCGATCCCCCGCGACCCATCCCTCGTCTCCCCGGTCATGACCAAAAAGGGGCGCACCGCGGCACGGGACACGGATTGTGCGGAGATCGCAGCGACGATGCTGAACCACCACTTGCGTGCAGTCCCGGTCGTGCAGAACCGCGAGGTCGTGGGCATCGTGACCCGACGCGACCTGCTGCACGGCCTGGCCCGCGACGATGCGCTGATCAGGACCGATGTCCAACGCAACCTCGATCGTTATGGCGGCTTCGAGCAGTGGGCGATTTCCGTGCTCGACGGCGCGGTCAAGATCACCGATCCCGTCGGTGACCCGGCCGGCCGCGACTTCGCCCGCGTGTTGGCACTCGCGTCACCTGGCACGCGCCAGGTGACGGTGCTCGAGCCAAAGCCGCAACAGGCGCACGCCTAG
- a CDS encoding NAD(P)H-dependent oxidoreductase subunit E, with protein MGRDAFVEWEQRFGHNETGMLDRLQAAAARRERITRDDLHAIAEEYGRPVAAVAGAAGFYADFAGAHGTRHVRICAGTSCFVSAGDHTVPLAEAALGVQPGHASADGSVSLAAAYCLGYCYASPTALDGHTPITGPDLGDRLLSPEHPVAAAPQIPYHNASRQAVTLAGLTGAEDSWQVWPQIVTTGSPHAVRAEVALAGLRGRGGAEFPVADKWQAACRNPAPRFVVANGDEGDPGSFCDRLLLESDPDRVLEGLALAGFATGANRGVVFVRSEYPIAVGRMQAAVEAARAAGHLGTGVHGSSFDFDVEVVQGAGSYVAGEETALLHAVQGLRGSVRPRPPYPTESGLAGHPTVVNNIETLTAVPWVLRHGGNTYAQLGNKVETGTKLVCLSQRFRHPGVYEVEFGVPLRYIVDTLGGGLKPGYTLRALQVGGPLGGFLSPDDLDTPLLAEALAEAGVSLGHGSLVAIDDRVTARELLRHVWSFAAAESCGTCTPCRVGTRRGRELVDLLPADAENTLSQQENLLDVMGAGSLCAFGRGVSAAVRSLVRVYQDELRTGGR; from the coding sequence GTGGGGCGAGACGCGTTCGTCGAATGGGAACAGCGGTTCGGGCACAACGAGACCGGGATGCTCGACCGGTTGCAGGCTGCGGCAGCCCGCCGGGAGCGGATCACCCGGGATGATCTGCACGCCATCGCGGAAGAGTACGGGCGGCCGGTGGCCGCCGTTGCCGGCGCGGCGGGGTTCTACGCCGATTTCGCCGGTGCGCACGGCACCCGTCATGTGCGGATCTGCGCGGGCACCTCATGTTTCGTCTCCGCCGGCGACCACACCGTTCCGCTGGCCGAAGCGGCTCTCGGTGTCCAGCCCGGGCACGCTAGCGCTGATGGCTCGGTGTCCCTGGCCGCGGCCTATTGCCTGGGCTACTGCTACGCCTCGCCCACCGCACTCGACGGGCACACCCCGATCACCGGGCCCGATCTCGGCGACCGGCTGCTCTCCCCCGAGCACCCGGTCGCGGCGGCACCCCAAATCCCGTACCACAACGCCAGCCGCCAAGCCGTGACCCTCGCCGGACTGACCGGAGCGGAGGACTCCTGGCAGGTGTGGCCCCAGATCGTCACCACCGGGTCCCCGCACGCGGTCCGTGCCGAGGTCGCGCTCGCCGGTCTGCGAGGACGGGGTGGCGCCGAATTCCCGGTGGCGGACAAATGGCAGGCGGCATGTCGTAACCCTGCCCCGAGGTTCGTGGTCGCCAACGGCGACGAGGGCGATCCGGGTTCGTTCTGCGACCGGCTGCTACTGGAGAGCGACCCGGACCGGGTCCTGGAAGGGCTCGCCCTGGCCGGGTTCGCCACCGGCGCGAACCGGGGCGTGGTGTTCGTGCGCTCGGAATACCCGATAGCTGTGGGGAGAATGCAGGCCGCGGTGGAAGCCGCGCGCGCCGCCGGGCACCTCGGGACCGGCGTGCACGGCTCGTCGTTCGACTTCGACGTCGAGGTCGTACAGGGCGCAGGCTCCTACGTCGCCGGGGAGGAAACCGCGCTGCTGCATGCCGTCCAGGGGCTTCGCGGCAGCGTCCGGCCCCGCCCGCCGTACCCGACCGAATCCGGCCTCGCCGGCCACCCCACCGTGGTGAACAACATCGAAACGCTCACCGCAGTGCCGTGGGTACTGCGACACGGGGGCAACACCTACGCGCAACTCGGAAACAAGGTCGAAACCGGCACCAAACTGGTGTGTTTGAGCCAGCGTTTCCGCCATCCCGGGGTGTACGAGGTCGAATTCGGCGTCCCGCTGCGCTATATCGTCGACACCCTCGGCGGCGGCCTCAAACCCGGATACACACTGAGGGCCCTGCAAGTCGGCGGACCGCTCGGGGGTTTCCTCTCTCCCGACGATCTGGACACCCCGCTGCTCGCCGAGGCGCTGGCCGAGGCCGGGGTGTCGCTCGGGCACGGCAGTCTCGTGGCCATCGACGACCGCGTCACCGCACGGGAACTGCTCCGGCACGTCTGGAGTTTCGCCGCCGCCGAAAGCTGCGGCACCTGCACCCCTTGCCGCGTCGGCACACGCCGGGGCCGGGAACTGGTCGACCTCTTGCCGGCCGATGCGGAGAACACGCTGTCACAGCAGGAAAATCTGCTCGACGTGATGGGGGCCGGCAGCTTGTGCGCCTTCGGCCGAGGCGTATCGGCGGCGGTACGCAGCCTGGTGCGTGTCTACCAGGACGAACTCCGCACCGGAGGACGCTGA
- a CDS encoding ferritin → MTGIVKKIEPRTSRAQNLLENQVGNELTVSQQYLAAAVWYDQRDLPRLASYFYRHAVKKRNDAMRIVQYMLDNNIEVEIPGVPAVCNDFSDPRELIALALEQERNVTEEVTTLSRAVREEGDYLGEQFMRWFLTEQVEEVSEMTTMLNVMDRSQGNMFDMEDYLKRDPVGDSRNESMAPSVAGGKL, encoded by the coding sequence ATGACTGGCATTGTGAAAAAGATCGAGCCGCGCACGTCGCGTGCCCAGAACCTCCTCGAAAATCAGGTGGGCAACGAGCTGACCGTGTCGCAGCAGTACCTGGCCGCCGCCGTGTGGTACGACCAGCGGGACCTGCCCCGGTTGGCTTCGTACTTCTACCGGCACGCGGTGAAGAAACGCAACGATGCGATGCGGATCGTTCAGTACATGCTGGACAACAACATCGAGGTCGAGATTCCGGGAGTGCCGGCCGTCTGCAACGACTTCTCAGATCCTCGCGAGCTCATCGCCCTGGCCCTGGAACAGGAACGCAACGTGACCGAAGAAGTCACGACGTTGTCCCGGGCGGTCCGCGAGGAAGGCGACTACCTCGGCGAGCAGTTCATGCGGTGGTTCTTGACCGAGCAGGTCGAAGAGGTCTCGGAAATGACCACGATGCTCAACGTCATGGACCGTTCCCAGGGCAACATGTTCGATATGGAGGACTACCTCAAGCGAGACCCTGTCGGCGACAGCAGGAACGAATCGATGGCCCCCAGCGTGGCGGGCGGGAAGCTGTAG
- a CDS encoding Acg family FMN-binding oxidoreductase — translation MTEAHLSSNTLREAVALASRAPSLFNVQPWRWRAVAGSLELVLDRSRALPETDPTGRELALSNGAALHHAVLALRALGWPARVHRLPNPDEEADLLARIDVVAAAEPGEIDLALAGAACVRQADRRQYQPEPVPAPLLRELVLAGEAAGADVLVAEGDQRYALAQAFMKASVVHGASERYRRELAAWTGLSSVETEGMPEYSSPLHGRQYGDLVVRDYGRVSVAHKEAGSPRTAGSLLLISTANDDVAAHLAAGEATSAVLCQAELEGLASCPLSEAFEVPETRAFVRRAVLHDAGYPQLAIRVGWPSVSGRPPQTPRRPVRELLQDLVDRHPD, via the coding sequence ATGACTGAGGCGCATCTCAGCAGCAACACGTTGCGCGAGGCGGTCGCGCTGGCAAGCCGCGCCCCGTCGCTGTTCAACGTGCAGCCGTGGCGGTGGCGGGCAGTGGCGGGCTCGTTGGAGTTGGTGCTCGATCGCTCGCGGGCGCTTCCGGAGACCGACCCGACCGGCCGGGAATTGGCCCTCAGCAATGGGGCGGCGTTGCACCACGCAGTGCTGGCGCTGCGGGCACTGGGCTGGCCGGCGCGGGTTCATCGGTTACCGAATCCTGACGAGGAGGCCGATCTGCTGGCCCGCATCGACGTGGTTGCCGCTGCTGAGCCCGGTGAAATCGACCTTGCGTTGGCGGGGGCGGCATGCGTGCGGCAGGCCGATCGCCGCCAGTACCAGCCGGAACCTGTGCCGGCACCGCTCCTTCGCGAGTTGGTGTTGGCAGGTGAAGCAGCGGGTGCGGACGTGCTGGTCGCCGAGGGCGATCAGCGGTATGCGTTGGCCCAGGCGTTCATGAAAGCGTCCGTGGTCCATGGCGCGTCGGAAAGGTACCGCCGGGAACTGGCCGCGTGGACGGGGCTGAGCTCGGTGGAGACCGAGGGCATGCCCGAGTACAGCTCCCCGCTGCACGGACGGCAGTACGGAGATCTCGTCGTGCGCGACTACGGCCGCGTTTCGGTCGCCCACAAGGAGGCCGGATCGCCCCGCACAGCAGGAAGTTTGCTGCTCATCAGCACGGCGAATGATGACGTCGCCGCACATCTGGCAGCAGGCGAGGCGACCAGTGCCGTGTTGTGCCAGGCGGAGCTGGAGGGGCTGGCGAGCTGCCCGCTCAGCGAGGCGTTCGAGGTCCCGGAGACACGCGCCTTCGTCCGTCGGGCGGTGCTGCATGACGCGGGGTATCCGCAGTTGGCCATCCGAGTCGGCTGGCCGTCAGTTTCCGGGCGGCCTCCGCAGACTCCCCGGCGTCCCGTTCGCGAACTGCTCCAAGACCTGGTCGACCGACACCCGGACTGA
- a CDS encoding universal stress protein encodes MSEQSKYAIVVGVDGSPSSQDALRWAVRQAHRTDGNITAVMAWDTPALYDWPLPTAEQLDRATDETLRKIVHDTVDEADLARIRTQVARGHPAKALLHAAESADLLVVGRRGQGSFSHALLGSISQYCVSHAPCPVVVVRDHRP; translated from the coding sequence ATGAGCGAGCAGAGCAAATATGCGATCGTCGTCGGCGTCGACGGCTCGCCCTCATCTCAAGACGCTCTGCGGTGGGCGGTTCGCCAAGCACACCGGACCGACGGCAACATCACCGCGGTGATGGCATGGGACACGCCCGCTCTCTACGACTGGCCCTTGCCGACCGCGGAACAACTCGACCGCGCCACCGACGAAACGCTCCGCAAGATCGTCCACGACACCGTCGATGAAGCCGACCTCGCCAGAATCCGCACGCAGGTCGCCCGTGGTCACCCTGCCAAAGCACTGCTGCACGCCGCCGAGTCAGCTGACCTCCTTGTTGTCGGCCGCCGTGGCCAAGGCAGCTTCTCCCATGCCCTGCTCGGCTCGATCAGCCAGTACTGCGTCAGCCACGCACCGTGCCCGGTGGTCGTCGTGCGTGATCATCGGCCGTGA
- a CDS encoding DUF305 domain-containing protein gives MKTVHHGFFGYIVLVASAAALVLAGCGTGQPGTGGAPTTPQPPPATQVFNDADVTFAQQMIPHHQQAIQMSQMVQARSQNPQVKELAGRIEAAQQPEIQTMTGWLQSWGKPVPTMGPGMMQHQPGMPSMEDMSRMMGTSGPDFDRMFLQMMIAHHEGAVQMAKTEQAQGQYPDAKQLARNIETSQTAEIAEMQQMLGGSTR, from the coding sequence ATGAAAACCGTCCATCATGGATTCTTCGGATACATCGTGCTCGTTGCGTCGGCAGCAGCGCTGGTGCTGGCCGGCTGTGGCACGGGGCAGCCCGGTACCGGTGGTGCCCCGACAACACCTCAACCGCCCCCGGCCACGCAGGTGTTCAACGACGCGGACGTGACGTTTGCCCAGCAGATGATTCCGCACCACCAGCAAGCGATCCAGATGTCCCAGATGGTGCAGGCACGTTCCCAGAACCCGCAGGTCAAGGAACTGGCAGGCAGGATCGAAGCCGCGCAGCAGCCGGAAATCCAAACCATGACTGGGTGGCTGCAATCCTGGGGCAAGCCCGTGCCGACCATGGGTCCGGGGATGATGCAGCACCAGCCGGGCATGCCCTCGATGGAAGACATGTCACGCATGATGGGCACGTCAGGGCCGGATTTCGACCGGATGTTCCTGCAGATGATGATCGCGCACCACGAAGGCGCGGTCCAGATGGCCAAAACCGAGCAGGCCCAAGGCCAATACCCTGACGCCAAGCAGCTGGCCCGCAACATCGAGACCAGCCAGACAGCGGAGATCGCCGAGATGCAGCAGATGCTGGGCGGCTCCACCCGCTGA
- a CDS encoding amino acid permease, which yields MGRPRAMQARPVLLVAFAFAVMADPVSSVAYAIEAALRALHGDLGLLLPTMTVVIVVVALVTTNYHQIVARYPAGGGAAAAVGEAFGQGWAFVPIGALVVDFALTIAISAAAGASAVIAYLPMLASWRILLALVLVAGVAGLTWFGHLGRAVFATMTIAFVGLATVVLLSGLAAQPQPAEPTVPVAGPSAVWAVALAFPVAMALATGVEAPSSAIAQLGQLDDTGRRRFGRITLWLTLGIVGALTLGLTAEAVHLRVGVPHSDSTQIAELARIAAPAPVFAAFQFVTALLLLSAASSSLQAGPGLLKALAVRGQPDAASIGILPPSLGHTNSHYTPYWGVLVFALAAAALIIAAGGQDQRLVLFYAVAVFLSFLAGLLAMARLSYRERRRASLAVNAAGAVVVGFTLAMNLARGAPLVSMAATLLLAYLLHRLWVRSGRPCDVQQASCQCQATRAAPRVVRLPRPRQD from the coding sequence ATGGGGCGGCCACGCGCCATGCAGGCACGACCGGTGCTGCTGGTCGCGTTCGCGTTCGCGGTGATGGCCGATCCGGTGTCCTCGGTGGCCTATGCGATCGAGGCCGCATTGCGGGCGTTGCACGGGGATCTCGGATTGCTGCTGCCGACGATGACCGTGGTGATCGTCGTGGTGGCGCTGGTGACCACCAACTACCACCAGATCGTGGCGCGCTATCCCGCCGGTGGAGGTGCCGCGGCGGCGGTGGGGGAGGCGTTCGGGCAGGGCTGGGCCTTCGTGCCGATCGGTGCCCTGGTCGTGGACTTCGCCCTCACGATCGCGATCAGTGCCGCCGCTGGTGCCTCGGCGGTTATCGCCTACCTCCCGATGCTGGCCTCCTGGCGGATCCTGCTGGCGCTCGTCCTGGTTGCTGGAGTGGCCGGTCTGACCTGGTTCGGCCATCTCGGCCGCGCGGTGTTCGCGACGATGACCATCGCCTTCGTCGGGCTGGCCACTGTCGTGCTGCTCTCGGGTTTGGCGGCCCAGCCACAGCCTGCGGAGCCGACTGTTCCGGTTGCCGGGCCATCGGCAGTATGGGCGGTGGCGCTGGCCTTTCCTGTGGCCATGGCGTTGGCGACCGGTGTCGAAGCGCCCTCGTCGGCCATTGCGCAGTTGGGGCAGCTCGATGACACCGGGCGCCGCAGGTTCGGGCGCATCACGCTGTGGCTCACCCTCGGCATCGTCGGCGCCCTCACGCTGGGGCTGACTGCCGAGGCTGTTCACCTGCGCGTCGGCGTCCCCCACTCCGACAGCACGCAGATCGCGGAGTTGGCGCGCATCGCGGCACCGGCACCGGTGTTCGCCGCCTTCCAGTTCGTCACGGCGTTGTTGCTGCTGTCGGCGGCAAGCTCGTCGCTGCAAGCCGGGCCTGGACTGCTCAAGGCACTCGCCGTCCGGGGCCAGCCCGACGCGGCGTCGATCGGGATCCTGCCGCCGTCGCTGGGCCACACCAACAGCCACTACACGCCGTATTGGGGCGTGCTGGTCTTCGCGCTCGCGGCGGCGGCGCTCATCATCGCCGCCGGTGGACAGGACCAGCGCTTGGTCCTGTTCTACGCGGTGGCGGTGTTCCTCAGCTTCCTCGCCGGCCTGCTGGCGATGGCGCGCTTGTCCTATCGAGAAAGGCGCCGTGCGTCGCTGGCGGTGAACGCGGCCGGAGCCGTCGTGGTCGGCTTCACCCTCGCGATGAACCTTGCCCGGGGCGCACCGCTGGTGTCCATGGCGGCCACACTGCTGCTGGCATACCTGTTGCACCGGCTGTGGGTTCGGTCCGGCCGACCCTGCGACGTCCAGCAAGCCAGCTGCCAATGCCAGGCAACACGCGCCGCCCCACGCGTTGTTCGGCTCCCTCGGCCGCGACAAGACTAA
- the fdhF gene encoding formate dehydrogenase subunit alpha, whose product MRVTIDSTTVDVADGATVLDAVRAYGADVPTLCHDDRLSPRGSCRTCLVRAAGRIVAACTTPATEGMHVELDDPTAWQAAKGAAELIVSELPARALEIPAERSELVRACTHFGITTSSFTGTKHNRGVDHSHPYVKLDRDLCIACGRCVAMCAEVQGTFALELTGRGFNTVVTPGDGGPWVSSPCVGCGGCVDSCPTGALSEPGLLDLRPITATTTTTCGYCGVGCTLDVHVRDDTVAAITPTHGAPVNRGHACVKGRFAHTFTSAGDRLTTPLVRRDGQLVETTWDEALTTVARRLADIRDRHGPDSIAMISSARATNEENYLAQKFIRTAIGTNNIDNCSRLCHAPSAAGLTAAFGLAGGTNPLDDLDHTDCILLAGANPTEAHPVVGARIKQRVLAGARLIVVDPRRTELAALADVHLQARPGSNVAVFNGIAHQLVEEDLLAHDFLDRRTTGFDDLASLLADYPPEAVGAIADVRPADLVTAARLFGQAEHPIIFYGLGVTEHAHGTDGVRTLANLAILRGAVGTPGCCGILPLRGQNNVQGASDMGALPDVLPGYQHITDPTTRARFEHVWGCALPERPGLRIPQMFDAAIAGDLRALYVIGEDIAQSDPHSSHVRAALDACELVVCHDMFRSRTAEHADVVLPAASFLEKDGTFVNFDRRFQRVRPALAPLDHTATDFEILQRLATTLDIDLGCPTPAQAMAECAALTPMFAGLSHQRLDAEGPLHWPCPSVDRPGEAVLYLDQFATPDGLAALAALPYLPPGEQADADFPFLLVTGRRLVHYNTGSMTRRTANLELLPTETLELHPSDAARLGIPGGAEVTITSRWGQATLTAHPTTDVAPGQVFAAFHFPSAPINELTSPHTDAATDCPEYKVTAVHIRSAVDWKFTAGHRSSFPATADQGPSALPDDH is encoded by the coding sequence ATGCGCGTGACCATTGATTCCACCACTGTGGACGTTGCAGACGGCGCCACGGTCCTCGACGCCGTACGCGCCTACGGCGCTGACGTACCGACGCTGTGCCATGACGACCGGCTGTCCCCGCGCGGGTCCTGCCGCACCTGCCTAGTCCGGGCCGCGGGCCGGATCGTCGCCGCATGCACCACGCCCGCGACCGAGGGCATGCACGTCGAGCTCGACGACCCCACGGCCTGGCAAGCGGCCAAAGGCGCGGCCGAACTGATCGTCTCCGAACTTCCCGCACGAGCGCTGGAAATCCCGGCCGAGCGCAGCGAACTCGTCCGCGCCTGCACCCACTTCGGCATCACCACCAGCAGCTTCACCGGCACCAAGCACAACCGCGGGGTCGATCACTCGCACCCCTACGTCAAGCTCGACCGCGACCTGTGCATCGCCTGCGGACGGTGCGTGGCCATGTGCGCCGAAGTCCAGGGCACCTTCGCGCTCGAACTCACCGGCCGCGGCTTCAACACCGTCGTCACCCCCGGTGACGGCGGACCGTGGGTCTCCTCCCCCTGCGTAGGATGCGGCGGCTGCGTCGACAGCTGCCCCACCGGTGCCCTGTCCGAACCCGGCCTGCTCGACCTCCGCCCCATCACCGCGACGACCACGACCACCTGTGGGTACTGCGGAGTCGGCTGCACCCTCGACGTCCACGTCCGCGACGACACCGTCGCCGCGATCACCCCGACGCACGGCGCCCCGGTCAACCGCGGCCACGCCTGCGTCAAAGGCCGCTTCGCCCACACCTTCACCAGTGCCGGCGACAGGCTGACCACGCCCCTGGTTCGCCGCGACGGACAGCTCGTCGAAACGACCTGGGACGAGGCGCTCACCACGGTCGCACGGCGACTGGCCGATATCCGAGACCGGCACGGCCCGGACTCGATCGCCATGATCTCCTCCGCCCGCGCCACCAACGAGGAGAACTACCTGGCCCAGAAGTTCATCCGCACCGCCATCGGCACCAACAACATCGACAACTGCTCGCGGCTGTGCCACGCACCCTCGGCCGCCGGACTGACCGCTGCCTTCGGCCTGGCCGGCGGCACCAACCCGCTCGACGACCTCGACCACACCGACTGCATCCTGCTCGCCGGAGCCAACCCCACCGAAGCACACCCCGTCGTCGGAGCCCGCATCAAACAACGCGTACTCGCCGGGGCCCGGCTCATCGTCGTCGATCCACGACGCACCGAACTCGCCGCCCTCGCCGACGTCCACCTGCAGGCCCGACCAGGGTCCAATGTGGCCGTCTTCAACGGGATCGCGCACCAGCTGGTCGAAGAAGACCTCCTGGCCCACGATTTCCTCGACCGGCGCACGACGGGTTTCGACGATCTCGCGTCGCTCCTGGCCGACTATCCGCCCGAGGCTGTCGGAGCCATCGCCGACGTGCGTCCGGCAGACCTGGTGACCGCCGCCCGCCTCTTCGGGCAAGCAGAACACCCCATCATCTTCTACGGGCTCGGCGTCACCGAGCACGCCCACGGCACCGACGGCGTGCGCACCCTGGCCAACCTCGCCATCCTCCGCGGCGCCGTCGGAACTCCGGGCTGCTGCGGAATCCTCCCGCTGCGCGGGCAGAACAACGTCCAGGGCGCCTCGGACATGGGAGCCCTCCCCGACGTGCTACCCGGCTACCAGCACATCACCGATCCGACGACGCGTGCCCGCTTCGAGCACGTGTGGGGGTGTGCACTGCCCGAGCGTCCCGGTTTGCGCATTCCGCAGATGTTCGACGCCGCGATCGCCGGAGACCTGCGGGCTCTCTACGTCATCGGCGAGGACATCGCGCAAAGCGACCCGCACTCCAGCCATGTTCGCGCCGCGCTCGACGCCTGCGAACTCGTCGTCTGCCACGACATGTTCCGCTCCCGCACCGCCGAACACGCCGACGTCGTCCTACCCGCCGCCTCCTTCCTGGAGAAGGACGGCACCTTCGTCAACTTCGACCGCCGCTTTCAACGAGTCCGACCAGCCCTCGCCCCACTGGATCACACAGCGACCGACTTCGAGATACTGCAACGGCTCGCCACCACCCTGGACATCGACCTCGGTTGCCCAACCCCGGCGCAGGCGATGGCCGAATGCGCAGCACTGACACCGATGTTCGCGGGCCTGTCGCACCAACGGCTCGACGCCGAAGGCCCCCTGCACTGGCCCTGCCCCTCCGTCGATCGTCCTGGCGAAGCCGTGCTCTACCTGGACCAGTTCGCCACCCCGGACGGCCTCGCCGCGCTGGCTGCCCTCCCCTACCTACCGCCCGGCGAACAAGCCGACGCCGACTTCCCGTTCCTCCTGGTCACCGGAAGGCGACTCGTGCACTACAACACCGGCTCCATGACCCGCCGCACCGCCAATCTCGAACTGCTGCCCACCGAAACCCTGGAACTCCACCCCTCGGACGCAGCGCGCCTCGGCATCCCCGGCGGAGCCGAGGTGACCATCACCAGCCGCTGGGGCCAGGCAACCCTGACCGCACATCCCACCACCGATGTCGCACCCGGCCAGGTATTCGCTGCCTTCCACTTCCCCAGCGCACCGATCAATGAGCTCACTTCACCGCACACCGACGCCGCCACTGACTGCCCCGAATACAAAGTGACCGCGGTGCACATCCGGTCGGCAGTCGATTGGAAATTCACCGCCGGCCACCGTTCATCGTTTCCGGCCACGGCCGACCAAGGCCCATCAGCCCTACCAGACGACCACTGA